A region from the Coleofasciculus sp. FACHB-T130 genome encodes:
- a CDS encoding helix-turn-helix transcriptional regulator, whose product MAANPELEKFGKQLRKLRKTRELSQEKLAELTGLHRTYIGGIERGERNVSLVNIVRLAKALSVSPSELLKQIE is encoded by the coding sequence ATGGCGGCTAATCCCGAACTCGAAAAATTTGGCAAACAACTCCGAAAATTAAGAAAGACACGCGAACTTTCCCAGGAAAAATTAGCAGAATTAACCGGGTTACACCGCACTTACATCGGTGGTATTGAGCGGGGCGAGAGAAATGTTTCCCTTGTTAATATCGTCCGTTTAGCAAAAGCTTTAAGCGTATCTCCCTCCGAGTTGTTAAAACAAATTGAATAA